The DNA segment TGGCCGTGCTCGTGCACTTCCTTGTGGATGGTGCGCTCGACATCGCGCGCGGCATCCTCGAACTCCGTGCGCATCTTGCGCAGTTCGTCGAGCTCGACCTCGCGGCTGACTTCTGCCTTCACATCATTGATATAGCGCTGCGCGCGGCCGACCAGTGCGCCGACCGTGCGCGCCACCTTCGGCAGCCGCTCGGGACCGATCACCACCAGCGCCACCGCGCCGATCAGTGCAAGCTTGGAAATGCCGAGATCGATCATGCGAGGTTCGAGAGGATGAGGCCGTAACAACGGCCGCCCCGGCCAGCGCGCAGGTCGTCACGCAGGCAAGCGTGGCGAGGCGAACGTGGCCGGCAAGGCATTGCTGCCAGGAGGAAGGACATCGGGCGTGCTGACAAGGATAGGATCGCGCTTACTGCTGGCGCGACTTTTCCTTGGCTTCGACGTCGATGGTGGTGGTGTCGCGCAGCTCCTTGGCGGGCGCGTCCGGCGCGTCAGCGGGGTTCCCGTTGGCATCCTTCATGCCGTCCTTGAAACCCTTCACGGCGCCACCGAGGTCCTGGCCGATATTGCGCAGCTTCTTGGTGCCAAAGACCAGCATGACGATCACCAGCACGATGAGCCAGTGCCAAATGCTAAACGAACCCATTTTCTGCTCCTGATGAAGCCTGGGGCGGCGCCCTGCCACCCCGGCTTGTTGTTCCGTCACTGAAGGCCATGCCGGGCGACGGTTGCCGGCACGGCATCTGACCGAAGGCCACGCGGCCCGCGGTCCTGCATGGGCTGGCTGCCAGGCTGGCTTGAGGCCAGTTTTAAGGCAGCGCCACCTTCCACTGGTTACGCGGGCCGCCAAGCACGTGCAGATGGAGGTGGTACACCTCCTGTCCGCCATCCGGGCCGGTATTGATCACCGTCCGGAAACCATTGCCACAGCCTGCCGCGCGCGCCAACTCCGGCACTTTCAACATCATTTTAGCAAGCACCGCGCCTTCGCCGGGTCCGCAATCGGCCAGCGAATCGACATGCACCTTGGGAATGAGCAGGAAGTGTACCGGGGCTTTCGGGTGGATATCATGGAAAGCCAGCATTTCGTCATCTTCATACACCTTGCGCGACGGTAGCTGGCCGGCCACGATCCGGCAGAAGAGGCAATTGTGCGGTGAATTCATGAAAATTTCATTGCGCGCAGCAAATCAGGCTGCGATTTCGCCAGGAACCCGCCGGGATCCCCGTCAGAAGCATCAGAAACGCTGATCCGGGTACATCGGCTTGCTGTCGTTCAGGTAGAGCCAGCCCTTGACGATACGATACAACATCCACAGGGACAGCACGCCCCATGCCGCAAAGGCCAGCGGTATCAGGAACACCGTAGCGAACAGCACGCCGCCCAGAA comes from the Cupriavidus basilensis genome and includes:
- the tatB gene encoding Sec-independent protein translocase protein TatB, with protein sequence MIDLGISKLALIGAVALVVIGPERLPKVARTVGALVGRAQRYINDVKAEVSREVELDELRKMRTEFEDAARDVERTIHKEVHEHGQALNDALTGTDSSTQAGASPASGYVPSWDAAHKPHNGRKSWRVKQGAQPLWYKRQHNVRVWAQSGAARVKRHRPATGPARSFFE
- the tatA gene encoding Sec-independent protein translocase subunit TatA → MGSFSIWHWLIVLVIVMLVFGTKKLRNIGQDLGGAVKGFKDGMKDANGNPADAPDAPAKELRDTTTIDVEAKEKSRQQ
- a CDS encoding histidine triad nucleotide-binding protein — protein: MNSPHNCLFCRIVAGQLPSRKVYEDDEMLAFHDIHPKAPVHFLLIPKVHVDSLADCGPGEGAVLAKMMLKVPELARAAGCGNGFRTVINTGPDGGQEVYHLHLHVLGGPRNQWKVALP